A single Triticum dicoccoides isolate Atlit2015 ecotype Zavitan chromosome 2A, WEW_v2.0, whole genome shotgun sequence DNA region contains:
- the LOC119352235 gene encoding SKP1-like protein 1 — protein MAAAEGEKKITLKSSEGEEFEVDKAVAMESQTIRHMIEDECADNAIPLPNVNSKTLSMVIEYCKKHVQASPKPADSGAAADASSSASAAAAAPAPTEDMKSWDAEFIKVDQAILFDLILAANYLDIKGLLDLTCQTVADMIKGKTPEEIRKTFNIKNDFTPEEEAEIRRENQWAFE, from the coding sequence ATGGCGGCCGCGGAGGGCGAGAAGAAGATTACGCTCAAGAGCTCGGAGGGCGAGGAGTTCGAGGTCGACAAGGCGGTCGCCATGGAGTCCCAGACTATCCGCCACATGATCGAGGACGAGTGCGCTGACAACGCCATCCCGCTCCCCAACGTCAACTCGAAGACCCTCTCCATGGTCATTGAGTACTGCAAGAAGCATGTCCAAGCCAGCCCCAAGCCGGCCGACTCCGGCGCAGCCGCCGACGCCAGCTCCTCCGCTTCTGCGGCAGCCGCAGCGCCAGCCCCCACCGAGGACATGAAGAGCTGGGACGCTGAGTTCATCAAGGTCGACCAGGCCATCCTCTTCGACCTCATCCTGGCTGCAAATTACCTTGACATCAAGGGATTGCTGGACCTTACTTGCCAGACTGTTGCCGACATGATCAAGGGCAAGACTCCCGAGGAGATCcgcaagaccttcaacatcaagaaTGACTTTAcaccggaggaggaggccgagATCCGCAGGGAGAATCAGTGGGCTTTTGAGTAG